TCTTCACGAATCTTCCGCGACCCGAGGTCCGCGCAGATCGCCGAGCCACCGGCTCCGGCGATCAGCAGCGCGGTCGCGATCGGCGACGCCTCCCGTACGACGGCCAGCACCGCGGCGGATCCGGTGAACGCCTGCGCGCCGAACTGCTTGATCAGGCCGCCGACCTGCAGCGCGATCACCGCACCGAACGGGATCGCGACCAGCGCGGTCGGGATGATCGTCACGCTCGCCACGAACCAGGCCTGCTGGAGGAACTCCTTCACCTGGAACGGCCGGCGGAACGTGGCCCGGCCGGTGTCGAGAGCGAAGGCGAACAGTGAACCTGCCTGCTTCAGCGGGGCGGTAGCGCTCACAGTCACCGGGCGCCCACCGCATTCGATTCGAAGGAGCCCGGCGGCGGGGTGACGCCGTTCTCGCGGCACCACTCTCCCGGCGGGCGCTGGGTCGGCCGGAGCATGCCGCTACTGGGCAGCTGCTGGATCGGGATCGGCGGCAGCGGCGGCAGTTCCTGGCCGGCCTCGGCGGCCAGTTCGTCGGCGTCCTTCTCCTCGGACATGCCGATCGGGCCGACCATCTGCGCGTTCAGGAACTGGCGGACCACCGGCTCCTCGCTGGACAGCAGCATCTCCCGCGGGCCGAACATGGCCAGGTGCCGGTGGTAGAGCATGCCGATGTTGTCCGGCACGGTGCGCGCGGTGTTGACGTCGTGGGTGACGATCAGGAACGTCGGGCTGAACGCCTCGTTCAGGTCGATCATCACCTGGTTCAGGAACGACGTACGGACCGGGTCCAGGCCGGAGTCGGGCTCGTCGACGAGGAGGATCTGCGGGTCCAGCACCAGCGCGCGGGCCAGGCCGGCGCGCTTGCGCATCCCGCCGGAGATCTCGCCGGGCAGTTTCTTCTCCGCGCCCACCAGGCCGACCATCTCCATCTTCTCCATCACGATGGAGCGGACGTCGGACTCGGACTTCTTGGTGTGCTCGCGGAGCGGGAACGCGACGTTGTCGTACAGGTTCATCGAGCCGAACATCGCGCCGTCCTGGAACAGCACGCCGAACAGCCGCCGTACGTCGTACAGCTCGCGCTCGCTGCAGGTGGCGATGTCGGTGCCCTCGATGTACACGTGGCCCTTGTCGGGCTTGAGCAGACCGATCAGCGTCTTCAGGAACACGGACTTGCCGGTACCGGACGGGCCGAGCATCACGCAGATCTCACCGGCCGGCAGCGTCAGGGACACATCGCCCCAGATCAGCTGGCTGCCGAAGGACTTGGTGAGACCTTCGACGCGGACTTCTACGCCCACCGGCCCTCCTCACGGGAATGTCTGCTGGTCCCCGACCGACGACGTTCTGCCGTCCCAACGACGGGGCAGTGGCCTAGGTTACGCACGAGTACGGTTTTCCGTAACCCCTGAAAGTCAAGCGGATGAGATCCTAGCGAGCCGAAATGCCAGAAGGGCGGCCCCCCTGCGGGGACCGCCCTTCTCTACACATTCGTTACGTCCCGCAGCGGAACGTAATCGAAGTTACTTCAGCGTGACGGTGGCGCCGGCGCCCTCGAGGGCCTCCTTGGCCTTCTCCGCGGCAGCCTTGTCGACCTTCTCCAGGATCGGCTTCGGGGCCGACTCGACGAGGTCCTTGGCCTCCTTCAGGCCGAGGCTCGTGAGACCGCGCACCTCCTTGATGACCTGGATCTTCTTGTCGCCGGCCGCCTCGAGGACGACGTCGAACTCGTCCTGCTCCGCAGCCTCTTCGGCAGCGGCAGCCGGGGCGCCCGGAGCAGCGGCAACGGCGACCGGGGCGGCGGCGGTGACGCCGAACTCCTCCTCGAACGCCTTAACGAACTCCGACAGCTCCAGCAGGGTCAGTTCCTTGAACTGGCCGAGGAGCTCTTCGGTGCTGAGCTTCGCCATGGTGGCGGTCCTTCCTAACAATGGTGCTTGGTGATCACTGATGGGGGTGTTACGTGAGCTGCCTCAGCTGTCGGCTGCGGCAGTCTCCTCGGTGCTCGCCTCGGCAGGTGCCTCGACCGTGTCCTGAACGTCCGCCACTGCGTCCTGCACAGGGGCTTCCGCGGCCGGCAACTTGTCCTGCAGCGCCGCGAACAGGCGCGCGGCCTGCGACAGCGGAGCAGCGAACAACGACACCGCTTGCTGCGGGGCCGCCTTCATCGCACCTGCGAGCTTCGCGAGGAGAACCTCACGCGACTCCAGGTCAGCGAGCTTGCTGATCTCGTCAGAGCCGAGTGCCTTACCTTCCAGCACTCCACCCTTGATGACGAGCAGGGGGTTCGCCTTGGCGAAGTCACGCAGTCCCTTGGCCGCAACCACCGGGTCGCCCTTGATGAAGGCGATTGCCGAGGGGCCTTCGAGCAGCGAGTCGAACGAGTCGACTCCCGCATCCTTGGCCGCGATCTTGGTCAGCGTGTTCTTCACCACGGCGTAGTTCACGTCGTCACCGAGCGAAACTCGCAATTGCTTGAGCTGCGCAACGGTGAGACCGCGGTACTCGGTCAGCACGGCGCCGTTGGAGCTACGGAACTCGTCCGTCAGCTCCGCGACAGCGGCTGCCTTGTCCGGCCTCGCCATGGGGGTCTCCTTCTTTCGGCTTCCTTGCCGAGGACCCCTGACAATGAAAAACGCCCCTGCGCAGGCGCAAGGGGCGTGAACATAAATGTCACTATCCAAGTCACCTGCGCGGGCCGCCCACCTGAGTGGGACTTTCAGCTACCTAGGGCAGCAACCAGCGGTCTTCGGCTCGATAACAGTATCAACGTCCAGCTTGGCAACCAAATCGGTTGCTCAGGCAGATTGTTCTGCTCTCGGATGCGGTGGGATCCAGCGGTGCATGGCGGTGGCCGCCGCCCAGCCGGTTCCGGCCATGATCACGATCGCCGGCCCGAGCCCGAGCAGTGCGGTCGCGCCCGCGAGTAAGAGGGGGCCGGCGCCGTTGCCGGTGTCGGCGAAGAGGCGGAAGGCGCCGAGGAACTGGGCCCTTCCGATCGGCGGTGAGGCGTCCGCGCCGAGGGTCATGATGACCCCGGCGCCCAGGCCGTTCCCGATCCCCATCAGCAGCGCGACCGCGGTCAGCGTGGCCATGGTGTGCGTCAACGGCAGCAGCAGATGTGCCAGCCCCAGCACGATCATCGACGGTACGGCGACCCACTTGCGACCGAGCCGGTCCATCACCGAACCGGCCGGATAGAACAGCAACATGTCCACCGCACCGGACAGTCCGAAGATGATGCTGGTCGTCTGCGCGTCCAGCCCGATGTGCAGCGCCCACAGCGGGATCACCACCTGCCGCGACGCCCGCACCGCCCCGACGAGCAACGCTCCGACACCGAGAGTCCGCAGTACCGGGAAGTGGTCGCGGATGACGCCCCAGGTCGACTGTGCCGCGATCGGTCCCTTCCCGCGTCTGTTGGCGACGTCCGGCAGGCTCACCAGGACCGCACAGGCGAGTACTGCGGCCACCAGGTGCACCCAGTACGCGCCGTCCGTACCGAGGAACTTCATCGCGCCCGCACCGAGGAACGGGCCGATGAACGAGCCGATGCGCTGTACGCCGCCCAGTGTGGACAGTGCACGCGCCCGTAGCTGGATCGGTACGGCCTCACTCAGGTAGGCCTGTCGGGCGAGGCCCCAGACGGCACCGGCCAGTCCGGTGCAGCCGATGGCGATGGCCAAACCCCAGACGGTGGGAACGACCAGACAGGCTGCCAGTGCAAGCGCTACGAGGACGGTGGCGGACAGCATCGCGCTGCGCTCGCCAATGCGGTTCGTGAGTGCGCCAGCTGGGATGTCACCGATCACCTGGCCCAGTCCGGCTGCAGCAACGACCAGACCGGCTACAGCGACCGAGGCGCCCAGGTGCGTGGCCGACAGCGCTACGACGGGTGCGATCGCGCCTTGACCGATTCCGTACAGCAGAGCGGGCAGATAGACCGCAGGTGCGATTTTCCAGAGGCTCCGGGCCTGTGACATCACCGGCCGCCGGCCAGCGCCGTACTGCGGTCCCGGGCGACCGGGGTGGCCCCCAGCAACTCCGACACCGACCAGGCACCTTCGGCGACCCTCATCCCGAACTCCTCCATCCGCTCGACCGGCATCCGCATCTCGGGGCCGGAGACACTCAGACAGCCGGCGACCTCACCGGAGTAGCCGAACACCGGCGCCGCGACGCTGCAGATCCCTGGCGTCCGCTCGGTCCGCGACATCGCGTACCCGCGCCGGCGGATCGCCGCGAACTGCTCCGCGAGCACCTCCGGGTCGGTGATCGTCGCGGGCAGCACCTGTTCGAGCGGGCCCTTCAGGACCTCCTGCTGCCGCTCGAATGGCAGGAACGCGAGCAACGCCTTCCCCGGCGCACCGAGCGGCAGGGCGACCGGCAGGCCGAACTCCGTGTAGGTACGGCGCAACTGGTGATGGCTCTCGACCTGGTCGAGGACGACGCGCTGCCCTGACGGGAGCAACTCGTGCACCGCCGCGGTCTCCCCTGTGTCATCGCGGAGTGCACGCAGCACCGGCAGGGCAGCGTCACGTAGGCCAGCCGGAATCCCGCCGCTGTGCGCCAGTTGCACGACCAGCGGGCCGATCGCGTACCGGCGGTGGGCGGTCTGCCGGACGAGCCCGTTCTCCTGCATGGCGAGCAGCAGCCGGTGCACGGTGCTCGTGGACAGGCCGGTCGCCCGCGCCAGGTCGCTGATCCCGAGGTCCGGCGTGCGCGCGTCGAAGCAGCGGAGGATGGCCACAGCGCGGTCGATCGACTGCACCGAACCGCGCGTTTCCTGCATGGTGAAACTTTATCCCGCGATACGGGAAAGCTGTCGAGGTAGTGTCCAGCCGGTGAGCATCACCGCCTCCTGGAGCCGGCTCGACGACTGGCTCGCCCAGCACGCTCCGACGACGTACGCCGTACTCGCGCCGCCGGCCACCGACGCGGAACTGGAGACGGCTCAGCGCGTGGTCGACCTGCCACCCGAGCTGATCGAGTCGCTGCGGTGCCACAACGGACTGACGTCCTGGGCGAACCTCCTACCGGAGGCGCCGCCGTCGAGCGCAGCCCAGATCGCCGAGAACTGGCAGCTGCGGATGGACCTCGCCGAGGATGTCGACGGTTTCGCCGTCCATCAGCCCGAACCGGAGCCCTACTGGCATCCGGCCTGGATCCCGTGGGCCGACGGTGACGGTGATCTGCAGGTCATCGACCTGCGCCCCGGGCCCGTGCGCGGGCGACTGGGTATG
This Kribbella sp. NBC_00482 DNA region includes the following protein-coding sequences:
- a CDS encoding ABC transporter ATP-binding protein → MGVEVRVEGLTKSFGSQLIWGDVSLTLPAGEICVMLGPSGTGKSVFLKTLIGLLKPDKGHVYIEGTDIATCSERELYDVRRLFGVLFQDGAMFGSMNLYDNVAFPLREHTKKSESDVRSIVMEKMEMVGLVGAEKKLPGEISGGMRKRAGLARALVLDPQILLVDEPDSGLDPVRTSFLNQVMIDLNEAFSPTFLIVTHDVNTARTVPDNIGMLYHRHLAMFGPREMLLSSEEPVVRQFLNAQMVGPIGMSEEKDADELAAEAGQELPPLPPIPIQQLPSSGMLRPTQRPPGEWCRENGVTPPPGSFESNAVGAR
- the rplL gene encoding 50S ribosomal protein L7/L12, producing the protein MAKLSTEELLGQFKELTLLELSEFVKAFEEEFGVTAAAPVAVAAAPGAPAAAAEEAAEQDEFDVVLEAAGDKKIQVIKEVRGLTSLGLKEAKDLVESAPKPILEKVDKAAAEKAKEALEGAGATVTLK
- the rplJ gene encoding 50S ribosomal protein L10, whose translation is MARPDKAAAVAELTDEFRSSNGAVLTEYRGLTVAQLKQLRVSLGDDVNYAVVKNTLTKIAAKDAGVDSFDSLLEGPSAIAFIKGDPVVAAKGLRDFAKANPLLVIKGGVLEGKALGSDEISKLADLESREVLLAKLAGAMKAAPQQAVSLFAAPLSQAARLFAALQDKLPAAEAPVQDAVADVQDTVEAPAEASTEETAAADS
- a CDS encoding MFS transporter, with the translated sequence MSQARSLWKIAPAVYLPALLYGIGQGAIAPVVALSATHLGASVAVAGLVVAAAGLGQVIGDIPAGALTNRIGERSAMLSATVLVALALAACLVVPTVWGLAIAIGCTGLAGAVWGLARQAYLSEAVPIQLRARALSTLGGVQRIGSFIGPFLGAGAMKFLGTDGAYWVHLVAAVLACAVLVSLPDVANRRGKGPIAAQSTWGVIRDHFPVLRTLGVGALLVGAVRASRQVVIPLWALHIGLDAQTTSIIFGLSGAVDMLLFYPAGSVMDRLGRKWVAVPSMIVLGLAHLLLPLTHTMATLTAVALLMGIGNGLGAGVIMTLGADASPPIGRAQFLGAFRLFADTGNGAGPLLLAGATALLGLGPAIVIMAGTGWAAATAMHRWIPPHPRAEQSA
- a CDS encoding IclR family transcriptional regulator, translating into MQETRGSVQSIDRAVAILRCFDARTPDLGISDLARATGLSTSTVHRLLLAMQENGLVRQTAHRRYAIGPLVVQLAHSGGIPAGLRDAALPVLRALRDDTGETAAVHELLPSGQRVVLDQVESHHQLRRTYTEFGLPVALPLGAPGKALLAFLPFERQQEVLKGPLEQVLPATITDPEVLAEQFAAIRRRGYAMSRTERTPGICSVAAPVFGYSGEVAGCLSVSGPEMRMPVERMEEFGMRVAEGAWSVSELLGATPVARDRSTALAGGR
- a CDS encoding SMI1/KNR4 family protein; this encodes MSITASWSRLDDWLAQHAPTTYAVLAPPATDAELETAQRVVDLPPELIESLRCHNGLTSWANLLPEAPPSSAAQIAENWQLRMDLAEDVDGFAVHQPEPEPYWHPAWIPWADGDGDLQVIDLRPGPVRGRLGMAAHDGTGDFDTAWPDLASYLSEVVHSLHHGTGVNGWYPYLTTRQELWWDLGPDQQTVNDEPLIRVPVTN